One genomic segment of Sphaerodactylus townsendi isolate TG3544 linkage group LG07, MPM_Stown_v2.3, whole genome shotgun sequence includes these proteins:
- the LRRC23 gene encoding leucine-rich repeat-containing protein 23: MSEEDLEEDYDDEEQKEDDEKLGEDEDEKEAVEEEEEEHPVSNPLTEDHFKEGLSLLSKTGNGLAHAFVKFEAREKELTDITLIQSFIHLRYVDLSDNLLQDLSPLSCLTHLLWLKVDNNRLTSAALDELPYLQIASFANNHIKDTCGINHPRLASLSLKGNEIEVISGLDPVKLSNLHTLELRSNSLKSTAGLQLPKLKTLYLAQNSITQIEGMENMTQLTTLHLRDNLLEHLDGFSESLTSLQYVNLRGNAVSNIQEVAKLQKLPLLRALVLLDNPCMDEGDYRMETLVLLPRLERLDKDFFEEDERLDAEDVRQRRREEELELEREREREKELELELEEEIPEPAD; this comes from the exons ATGTCTGAAGAGGATCTTGAAGAGGACTATGATGatgaagaacagaaggaagatGATGAGAAATTGGGAGAAGATGAGGATGAGAAGGAAGCAgtcgaggaagaagaagaagag CACCCCGTCTCTAACCCTCTCACTGAGGATCACTTCAAGGAAGGCCTCTCGCTTTTGAGTAAAACGGGCAACGGCTTGGCTCATGCCTTTGTGAAGTTTGAGGCCAGAGAGAA GGAGCTGACAGATATCACCCTCATCCAGAGCTTCATCCACTTGCGCTATGTAGACCTGTCGGACAACCTGCTTCAAGACCTGTCCCCCTTGTCATGCCTCACACACTTACTTTGGCTGAAAGTGGACAACAATCGGCTGACCAGTGCTGCCCTAGATGAACTGCCGTACCTCCAGATTGCCAGTTTTGCCAACAACCACATCAAAGACACCTGTGGCATTAATCACCCGCGCCTGGCCAGCCTCAGTCTGAAAG GGAACGAGATTGAGGTAATATCAGGACTGGATCCAGTCAAGCTTTCAAATCTGCACACACTTGAGTTGCGGAGTAACAGCCTCAAGTCTACAGCAGGACTCCAGTTGCCAAAGCTGAAAACTCTGTACCTG GCTCAGAACTCCATTACCCAGATAGAAGGCATGGAGAATATGACTCAACTCACAACCCTGCACCTCCGAGACAATCTGCTTGAACATCTGGACGGCTTCTCGGAAAGCTTGACATCTCTTCAGTATGTCAACCTACG GGGGAATGCAGTTTCCAACATCCAGGAAGTGGCTAAGCTTCAAAAGCTGCCCCTCTTAAGGGCCCTGGTCTTACTGGACAACCCGTGTATGGACGAGGGAGACTACCGTATGGAGACACTGGTGCTGCTCCCACGCCTCGAGCGCCTCGACAAGGATTTCTTCGAGGAGGACGAACGGCTCGATGCAGAAGACGTCCGGCAGAGGCGTCGGGAAGAAGAACTGgagctggagagagagagggagcgcGAGAAGGAACTGGAACTAGAGCTG GAGGAGGAGATCCCGGAACCTGCCGACTGA
- the TPI1 gene encoding triosephosphate isomerase — MGPRKFFVGGNWKMNGDKKSLGELIQTLNGAKVPADTEVVCGAPSIYLDFARQKLDAKIGLAAQNCYKVAKGAFTGEISPAMIKDIGVNWVILGHSERRHVFGESDELIGQKVAHALTEGLGVIACIGEKLDEREAGITEKVVFQQTKVIADNVKDWSKVVLAYEPVWAIGTGKTATPQQAQEVHEKLRGWLKSNVSEAVAQSTRIIYGGSVTGGTCKELASQGDVDGFLVGGASLKPEFVDIINAKH; from the exons ATGGGCCCCAGGAAATTCTTCGTGGGCGGGAACTGGAAAATGAATGGCGACAAGAAGAGCCTCGGGGAGCTCATCCAGACACTCAACGGCGCCAAAGTCCCCGCAGATACCG AGGTGGTTTGCGGTGCCCCTTCCATCTACCTTGACTTTGCCCGCCAGAAGCTCGATGCCAAGATCGGTTTGGCCGCCCAGAATTGTTACAAGGTGGCAAAGGGGGCTTTCACAGGAGAGATCAG CCCAGCCATGATCAAGGATATTGGAGtcaactgggtgatcttgggacacTCGGAGAGGAGGCACGTCTTTGGGGAGTCAGATGAG CTCATTGGACAGAAGGTGGCCCACGCCTTGACCGAGGGGCTTGGTGTGATTGCCTGCATTGGGGAGAAGCTGGATGAGAGAGAAGCTGGCATCACAGAGAAGGTGGTGTTCCAGCAGACCAAGGTTATTGCAG ATAACGTGAAAGATTGGAGCAAAGTGGTTCTCGCTTACGAGCCAGTTTGGGCTATCGGGACCGGCAAAACGGCAACTCCCCAGCAG GCCCAAGAGGTCCACGAGAAACTCAGGGGCTGGCTGAAGAGCAACGTGTCTGAGGCTGTGGCGCAGTCCACTCGGATCATCTACGGAG GTTCAGTCACTGGTGGCACCTGCAAAGAACTGGCCTCCCAAGGTGACGTGGATGGCTTCCTTGTGGGTGGGGCCTCCCTCAAGCCTGAATTTGTTGACATCATCAACGCGAAACACTGA